One Panicum virgatum strain AP13 chromosome 9K, P.virgatum_v5, whole genome shotgun sequence genomic region harbors:
- the LOC120647434 gene encoding trans-cinnamate:CoA ligase, peroxisomal-like gives MDQLPKRPANYVPLSPVGFLPRANAVYGDRLSVVYGRVRFTWSQTYQRCRRLASALLALGVRRGDVVSVLAPNVPAIYEMHFAVPMAGAVLNTINTRLDANAVATILRHSEAKLLFVDYEYARLAGDALQLLAAGAGLVPLVAVIDDLDAPTGVRLGELEYEGLVARGDPDADLPPLADEWDAVTLNYTSGTTSAPKGVVYSHRGAYLSTTSLLLQWGVGTEPVYLWTLPMFHCNGWTFTWGMAARGGVNVCIRDARPADIYRAIARHRVTHMCCAPVVFSILLEGGDATTKQPRQLEAPVHVLTGGAPPPAALLERVERIGFRVTHAYGLTEATGPALACEWRDQWDRLPLPERARLKARQGVSVLSLADADVKDADTMQSVPRDGKTVGEIVLRGSSVMKGYLNNPKANEEAFRGGWFLTGDVGVVHPDGYIEIKDRSKDVIISGGENICSKEVEEVLFRHPAVADAAVVAMPHPRWGETPCAFVVARDKAAHVSEDDVLAFCTKRMAKFMVPKKVVVLEALPRNGLGKVEKVKLRELARKLAPTVPAQKPKGKTTTTTTTVGGRRDEQPVAHVMAMSWSRL, from the coding sequence TCGGCGTCCGCCGGGGCGACGTCGTCTCCGTCCTCGCGCCCAACGTGCCGGCCATATACGAGATGCACTTCGCCGTGCCCATGGCCGGCGCCGTGCTCAACACCATCAACACGCGCCTCGACGCCAACGCCGTCGCCACCATCCTGCGCCACTCTGAGGCCAAGCTCCTCTTCGTCGACTACGAGTACGcgcgcctcgccggcgacgcgctccagctcctcgccgccggcgccgggctcgTCCCGCTCGTTGCCGTCATCGACGACCTCGACGCGCCCACCGGGGTCCGGCTAGGCGAGCTCGAGTACGAGGGGCTCGTCGCGCGCGGCGACCCGGACGCCGACCTGCCTCCACTCGCCGACGAGTGGGACGCCGTGACGCTCAACTACACGTCCGGCACCACCTCCGCGCCCAAGGGCGTCGTCTACAGCCACCGCGGCGCGTACCTCAGCACCACCAGCCTGCTGCTGCAGTGGGGGGTGGGCACCGAGCCCGTCTACCTGTGGACGCTCCCCATGTTCCACTGCAACGGCTGGACCTTCACGTGGGgcatggcggcgcgcggcggcgtcaaCGTGTGCATCCGCGACGCGCGCCCCGCGGACATCTACCGCGCCATCGCGCGCCACCGCGTCACCCACATGTGCTGCGCGCCCGTGGTGTTCAGCATCCTCCTCGAGGGCGGCGACGCCACCACCAAGCAGCCGCGGCAGCTCGAGGCCCCGGTGCACGtcctcaccggcggcgccccgccgccggccgcgctgcTGGAGCGCGTCGAGCGGATCGGCTTCCGCGTCACGCACGCGTACGGTCTCACGGAGGCGACGGGGCCCGCGCTCGCATGCGAGTGGCGCGACCAGTGGGACCGCCTGCCGCTTCCCGAGCGCGCGCGCCTCAAGGCGCGCCAGGGGGTCAGCGTCCTCTccctcgccgacgccgacgtcAAGGACGCTGACACCATGCAGAGCGTGCCGCGCGACGGCAAAACCGTCGGCGAGATCGTCCTCCGCGGCAGCAGCGTCATGAAGGGGTACCTCAACAACCCCAAGGCCAACGAGGAGGCCTTCAGGGGCGGCTGGTTCCTGACGGGCGACGTCGGCGTCGTGCACCCGGACGGGTACATCGAGATCAAGGACAGGTCCAAGGACGTGATCATCAGCGGCGGCGAGAACATCTGCAgcaaggaggtggaggaggtgctgtTCCGGCACCCCGCCGTGGCGgacgcggcggtggtggcgatgcCGCATCCGCGCTGGGGCGAGACGCCCTGCGCCTTCGTCGTGGCCAGGGACAAGGCCGCCCACGTCTCCGAGGACGACGTGCTCGCCTTCTGCACCAAGCGCATGGCAAAATTCATGGTGCCTAAGAAGGTGGTGGTCCTCGAAGCCCTACCCAGAAATGGACTGGGAAAGGTCGAGAAGGTCAAGCTCCGGGAGCTGGCACGTAAACTGGCGCCAACGGTGCCGGCGCAGAAGCCCAaggggaagacgacgacgacaacgacgacgGTCGGCGGGCGCCGCGACGAGCAGCCGGTGGCGCACGTCATGGCCATGTCATGGTCAAGGCTATAG